A window of the Oryza brachyantha chromosome 5, ObraRS2, whole genome shotgun sequence genome harbors these coding sequences:
- the LOC107304257 gene encoding protein SENESCENCE-ASSOCIATED GENE 21, mitochondrial-like has protein sequence MARVVSSCVFMLAQRRGMSAAITTVEGSAKIIEDKAVKLGTVAKDVTTAMATTTEEKTAFWEPDPETGYYRPVTGTKEVDAADLRAEMIKQRMLHD, from the exons ATGGCGCGGGTCGTATCTAGCTGTGTTTTCATGCTGGCACAAAG AAGAGGAATGTCGGCCGCGATAACCACAGTGGAAGGATCCGCCAAGATTATCGAGGACAAGGCGGTGAAGCTCGGCACGGTGGCGAAGGACGTCaccacggcgatggcgacgacgacggaggagAAGACGGCGTTCTGGGAGCCGGACCCGGAGACCGGCTACTACCGGCCGGTGACTGGCACCAAGGAGGTGGACGCTGCCGACCTGCGCGCGGAGATGATCAAGCAGAGGATGCTGCACGACTGA